The genome window TTATGGCAATCATTGAAATAGAGAATATAAAAAAATCATACGATAAGGTCGAAGTGTTGAAGGAGATTACCTTTAATGTCAATAACAATGATGTTGTGGCTGTTATTGGTCCCTCTGGTTCTGGAAAAAGCACAATGCTCCGATGTCTTGTCGATTTAGAGAAAATCGATGGAGGAACGATTCGTGTTTCTGGAGACGAATTAGTGAAAGATGGAATATATGCTCCGCAGCAAAAAGTCAAACAAATTACAGCAAGAATGGGAATGGTTTTTCAGCATTTTAATCTATTCCCACATCTTACTGTAAAAGACAATATTCAGCTTGCACCAAAATTAGTGAAGAAAGAAGCTGCTTCTTCCCTTCAAGAAAGAAGTATGACGATCCTCGAAAAAATTGGTCTATCTAATTTTGCTAATGTCTATCCTGCTAAACTATCTGGAGGACAAAAGCAACGTGTGGCAATTGCTCGAGCATTAATGATGGAACCAGAAATTTTACTGTTTGACGAGCCGACATCTGCATTAGATCCTGAACTAACTGGAGAAGTATTGGAGGTTATGAAAGACTTAGCCAAAGAAAAAATGACGATGGTTGTTGTTACCCACGAAATGGGGTTTGCCAAAGAAGTAGCAAATAAAGTCATCTTTATGGACAACGGTGTCATTGAAGAGTCTGGTCCGCCAATCAACCTATTTACAAACCCACAATCGCCTCGAACAAAAGCTTTTTTGAGTCGAAATTTGAAGTAATAATAACATCGCTCTCCCTTGGAAAGCGATGTTTCTTCTGTCTAAGGCTGATTACCACAACTTTATTTTTTAAAAATTCTAAATTTCCTGCCTTTTTTACTACTTCCTTCCCAACCGAATAACATTCCAAGACATTTTTGGCAGAATGAGTATTAAATTGCCATTTTCCATATAAGATTCTTGAAAAGCAACAGGTTTAACTGCTTCCTGGTGAAGTGTATTAATTGCTTTAGGATCATCGTTTGCAAGAACTATATGCTCCACAATGGAATATCCTTCAAACGACCTAATATCTACCTCTACATTTAATTGATTATCTAAGCTTCTATTAACAGCAAAGATGACAAGCTCCTCTTTCTCCTCATTATAGACAATAGACTGATCTAAATATGGTACATCTGTAAAATCTGTCGAATCATATTTTGGTGAGTCTACAATCGCTTGGATTGCTGTTCCACGCCCATAAACAGATGTGTAATAGTATGGATAGAAAATAGTCTGCTTCCAAGACCCTCCACCTGTTTCCGTCATTATTGGCGCAATAACATTAACTAATTGGGCAAGGCAAGCAATTTTAACTCTATCTGAGTGGTTAATTAAAGAATTCAATAAACTGCCTACAAGCAATGCATCTTCAAAATTATAAACATCTTCTAAAAGTGGTGGCGCTACACTCCAAGGTTCTATTTGCTTATCTTGATCATTTGAGTGAAACCATACATTCCATTCATCAAAGCTTAAATGAAGTTTTTTCTTACTTCTCTTCTTCGCTTTAATATAATCACAGGTTGCAATAACTGTTTTAATAAAATCATCCATATCTAATGATTTTGCGAGGAAATTCGCTGTATCATTGTCTCTATTACCATAATACGTATGCAGTGATACATACTCAACGTAATCATATGTCTGATCCAATGAGGTGGCTTCCCATTCAGGGAATGTTGGCATCGCTGTATTGGAGCTTCCGCAACTTACAAGTTCAATGCTTGGATCTACAATTTTCATTGCTTTTGCTGTTTCGGCAGCTAGTCTTCCATATTCATAGGCAGTTTTATGACCAATTTGCCATGGACCATCCATTTCGTTACCTAAACACCAAACTTTAATATTATGCGGGTCTTTATAGCCATGTTCTTTTCTCAAATCGCTCCAATAGGTCCCTCCTGGTAGATTGCAATATTCTAAAAGGTTACGGGCTGCATCAATGCCGCGCGTTCCAAGATTTACAGCCATCATTACTTCCGAATTCACTTGTTTTGCCCATTCAAAAAATTCATTTGTACCTACTTCATTGGTTTCGATAGAATTCCATGCTAGTTCCAATTTTCGCGGGCGTTTTTCCTTTGGTCCTACTCCATCTTCCCAATTATAAGCAGATACCATATTCCCTCCCGGATATCGCACAATAGGAACTTGTAATTGCTTAACTAACTCGATTACATCTTGACGAAAACCATTCTTATCCGCAGAAGGGTGTCCAGGCTCATAAATACCTCCATAAACCGCCCGTCCTAAATGCTCTATAAACGAACCATAAATACGGGAATCTATTTCCGATATTTTAAAAGATTTATCGATTACCATTTTTGCAGTTTTGATATTTTCAGTCATACTTCTCTCATTCCTTTTCCGATGTATTTTGATTTACATAAATGAATTTTTTCAGAAATAAACAAGTGCTATTGATATCATCAAAAATTATCTTCATCAATAACTAAATTATTATCAATTTTTCTCCAATAAATATGGCTGTTGATAAACACGATTAGGGAAACTCCGATTAAGGCTAATGGAATCAACATTTGGCAAAAATAAATGATTAAGCAGGCTACTACTACCATCAAGATGCTCATTGGTAAATTTTTAATTGCTATAAAAAATGCGGTTCGTAATAGCTCTAAAACCGTCCCATCAAATGTTAATAAAACTGGAAAGACAGTAACAAAGAACAAACCAAAAAGAAAAACTAAGAGAATATAAAAGTAGTAAATGGTTAGTGATGTATTTGCTGCCATTTCAAAATAAAAATTACGTACAGATAGTAACAGCATTCCAAAACCAACAACAATCAATCCAGCCATCATATTTCTAACAAAATTCGTCTTAAATGATTGGTAAAATTCTGTAAAAACATTCGTTTCTTTTCCAGTAATTAGAGAAAACATACACCGATGGAGTGCGACAGTGGATGGACCAATTGTAATTAATGGAAGACTAAACAATATCCAGAAGAAGTTTAAAGCAATAATAGAATAGAGCTTTCCCATCCGTTCCCAAAAAGGTGAATCATATTTAATTTTCATCGCTCTCGCCTCCTTATCTCCGCTCCTTTATCCTTTTACTGCGCCTGCTGTCATACCTTCTACAAAGTACTTATTAAATATCAAGTACAAAATAAATAAAGGCAGAATAGAGAAAATAGATCCAGCCACTAGGACATCATAATTATTTCCATAAGGAGTTAATAATGTATTTAACCCGATAGGTAATGTAAATTTTTCTGCTGACCGTAAAACAATTAATGGCCATAACATACTATTCCATGCCCCCATAGAACTCAGAATTGCCATTGCTGAAAAAGCAGGTTTTGAAATTGGCATAACAATGCGCACACAAATTCCATACTCGCTACTGCCATCGATTCTTCCTGCATCTAATAATTCTTTTGGGATGCCTGAAAGATATTGTCTAAAGAAAAAAATGGTTGAAGCATGTACTAATCCAGGAAGGATAACGCCAGCATAGGTGTCTATTAGTCCAAAACTGATCATTTGCTTATATAATGGCAGCATCAATATTTCAAAGGGAACCATCATTGTTGCTATAACGAGGAAAAACAATAAGTTTTTAAACTTAAAATGGTACATCGCAAAGCCATAGGCAACAAAATAACAGATAATTAATGTTAAAACTACCGAAACAATGGTAATAATCAAACTGTTCTTATACCAGTCCAAGTACCCAGTACTTCCATCAAACAGATAGCTATAGTTGATAAATGACCAATTTTCAAAATCTAAGTTTAGATTTAAGCCGTTTCTAATTAACATTTGGCCTGGGCGAAAGGATGCAAACAGTCCTGAGATAAAGGGGATGGCAACACTAGCACACATAATAATAAAAAAGCCGTTAATTAAAACTTTTACTAGAGGATTTTTGCCTTCTTTCTTCCCTTTTTTAATTTCTAATGAGGAGCTTGCTAAATGATTATTCTTACCCATACTTATTTGGCCTCCTTTTTAAACATGCCGCTTGAAAGCAAGTACACCATGCTAATGGATAAAGCAACAATTAATAATACTAAGCCAACAGCAGAGGCATATCCTAAATCATTCTTTTCAATTCCCCTTCTATACAAATAACCAACAATCGTTAACCCAATATTTTTGGGAGAATTATTGCTTCCATATATCATAAAGCTTTCAAGAAACATGGCTAATCCGGCATATATACTGATGGTTGTCACATAAATTCTTGTCGGCTTAAGTAACGGCAGAGTGATATGCCAAAATCTTTGCCA of Niallia circulans contains these proteins:
- a CDS encoding amino acid ABC transporter ATP-binding protein translates to MAIIEIENIKKSYDKVEVLKEITFNVNNNDVVAVIGPSGSGKSTMLRCLVDLEKIDGGTIRVSGDELVKDGIYAPQQKVKQITARMGMVFQHFNLFPHLTVKDNIQLAPKLVKKEAASSLQERSMTILEKIGLSNFANVYPAKLSGGQKQRVAIARALMMEPEILLFDEPTSALDPELTGEVLEVMKDLAKEKMTMVVVTHEMGFAKEVANKVIFMDNGVIEESGPPINLFTNPQSPRTKAFLSRNLK
- a CDS encoding alpha-N-arabinofuranosidase, which codes for MTENIKTAKMVIDKSFKISEIDSRIYGSFIEHLGRAVYGGIYEPGHPSADKNGFRQDVIELVKQLQVPIVRYPGGNMVSAYNWEDGVGPKEKRPRKLELAWNSIETNEVGTNEFFEWAKQVNSEVMMAVNLGTRGIDAARNLLEYCNLPGGTYWSDLRKEHGYKDPHNIKVWCLGNEMDGPWQIGHKTAYEYGRLAAETAKAMKIVDPSIELVSCGSSNTAMPTFPEWEATSLDQTYDYVEYVSLHTYYGNRDNDTANFLAKSLDMDDFIKTVIATCDYIKAKKRSKKKLHLSFDEWNVWFHSNDQDKQIEPWSVAPPLLEDVYNFEDALLVGSLLNSLINHSDRVKIACLAQLVNVIAPIMTETGGGSWKQTIFYPYYYTSVYGRGTAIQAIVDSPKYDSTDFTDVPYLDQSIVYNEEKEELVIFAVNRSLDNQLNVEVDIRSFEGYSIVEHIVLANDDPKAINTLHQEAVKPVAFQESYMENGNLILILPKMSWNVIRLGRK
- a CDS encoding YesL family protein, producing MKIKYDSPFWERMGKLYSIIALNFFWILFSLPLITIGPSTVALHRCMFSLITGKETNVFTEFYQSFKTNFVRNMMAGLIVVGFGMLLLSVRNFYFEMAANTSLTIYYFYILLVFLFGLFFVTVFPVLLTFDGTVLELLRTAFFIAIKNLPMSILMVVVACLIIYFCQMLIPLALIGVSLIVFINSHIYWRKIDNNLVIDEDNF
- a CDS encoding carbohydrate ABC transporter permease translates to MGKNNHLASSSLEIKKGKKEGKNPLVKVLINGFFIIMCASVAIPFISGLFASFRPGQMLIRNGLNLNLDFENWSFINYSYLFDGSTGYLDWYKNSLIITIVSVVLTLIICYFVAYGFAMYHFKFKNLLFFLVIATMMVPFEILMLPLYKQMISFGLIDTYAGVILPGLVHASTIFFFRQYLSGIPKELLDAGRIDGSSEYGICVRIVMPISKPAFSAMAILSSMGAWNSMLWPLIVLRSAEKFTLPIGLNTLLTPYGNNYDVLVAGSIFSILPLFILYLIFNKYFVEGMTAGAVKG